A window of the Dongshaea marina genome harbors these coding sequences:
- a CDS encoding MarR family transcriptional regulator, with amino-acid sequence MTHPMAMIDLLQSISFHLKNRFSEQVKHEGSELSYAQCRILMMMYRRDAEKYNQSYLVQKLQRSKSLVTRWLTALDQLGLIKRQREGREIFLSLTEPGQLCCQKLYQIQRELESELLQGLPPKRPLNSMLAWRS; translated from the coding sequence ATGACACACCCCATGGCAATGATTGATCTCTTGCAAAGCATCTCTTTTCATCTGAAAAACCGTTTCTCCGAACAGGTGAAGCATGAGGGAAGCGAGCTCTCCTATGCCCAGTGCCGCATTCTGATGATGATGTATCGCCGTGACGCCGAGAAATACAATCAAAGTTATCTGGTACAAAAACTACAACGCTCTAAATCACTGGTGACCCGATGGTTAACGGCCCTTGATCAATTGGGTTTAATTAAGCGCCAACGTGAGGGACGGGAGATATTTTTATCCCTCACCGAGCCCGGCCAGCTCTGCTGTCAAAAGCTCTACCAGATCCAGAGGGAATTGGAATCTGAACTTCTACAGGGACTCCCCCCGAAGAGGCCTCTCAACTCAATGCTAGCCTGGAGATCCTGA
- a CDS encoding SDR family oxidoreductase, whose amino-acid sequence MITISIIGCGWFGLPLAKELLARGYRVKGSKRNPEGVTQLRRQGILASRLDLAYPELLTDCPELFDTDNILINIPPSRGQDPGSDPYLAQLKTLQQRLSERNYRRLIFISSTGVYAPGTRLDEGSPLSDSPGAHRLIQAEQLFAALPNACIVRFAGLMGPERHPGRFLSGKKSLPSGQNSVNMLHLDDAIGGVCALLEYSKPLPGNCYNLCPPHHPTREAFYTRASQLLGVPLPKFAAQGSKDQDRVIDGSRICRELNYRYQIRDPLQALPDLTVAAP is encoded by the coding sequence ATGATAACTATTTCAATCATCGGCTGCGGCTGGTTCGGCCTGCCTCTGGCAAAAGAGCTGCTTGCCAGGGGGTACAGGGTCAAAGGAAGCAAGCGGAATCCAGAGGGAGTAACACAGCTTCGCAGGCAGGGGATCCTGGCTTCACGACTCGATCTCGCTTACCCCGAGCTCCTGACCGACTGCCCGGAGCTATTCGATACCGATAATATTCTCATCAATATCCCCCCTTCCAGGGGGCAGGATCCAGGCTCTGATCCCTACCTGGCTCAGCTCAAAACACTGCAACAGAGGCTCAGTGAAAGAAATTATCGGCGGCTGATCTTTATCAGCAGCACAGGTGTCTATGCTCCGGGAACTCGTCTTGATGAAGGATCTCCTCTGAGTGACAGCCCCGGGGCCCACAGGCTTATTCAGGCCGAGCAGCTCTTTGCCGCTTTACCCAATGCCTGCATCGTCCGCTTTGCCGGTCTGATGGGCCCTGAGCGTCACCCGGGGCGCTTTCTATCGGGAAAGAAAAGCCTGCCCTCGGGACAAAACTCAGTGAATATGCTGCACCTGGACGATGCCATCGGCGGTGTGTGCGCGCTGCTTGAGTATTCGAAGCCGCTGCCTGGCAACTGCTACAATCTCTGCCCGCCTCACCATCCAACCCGGGAAGCATTTTATACCAGGGCAAGTCAACTGCTGGGAGTCCCCCTCCCCAAGTTTGCAGCACAAGGGTCGAAAGATCAGGACAGAGTCATCGATGGGTCACGGATCTGCCGGGAGCTCAACTATCGCTACCAGATCCGAGACCCTCTTCAGGCCTTGCCCGATCTCACCGTTGCCGCCCCCTGA
- a CDS encoding ABC transporter substrate-binding protein, protein MLVVILPWRSAEAQRQLVKALYLPLADHYTAVVAYEKYGSQMKHADFRLEKMKSLLLMRAYFMSGDVDMTFIVSPMAMDMFREHPNFRWVSLMHRDGNAMAINDQLNMDAKLEEERIRRKPDARVADALVKAGKRLGKPSQVGIPHQLATHSVILYKYLKDQGKSLTFERGKHQDVLAIQVDPPRPPHLSRRIIVVLFLPLLCSHFPGLMWLRQGTMAMSPGIPRT, encoded by the coding sequence TTGCTAGTAGTAATACTGCCATGGAGGAGTGCGGAGGCGCAGCGTCAACTGGTGAAGGCTCTCTACCTTCCACTGGCCGATCATTACACCGCAGTTGTTGCTTACGAAAAATATGGCTCACAGATGAAGCATGCAGATTTTCGTTTAGAAAAGATGAAGAGCTTGCTGCTGATGCGCGCTTATTTTATGTCAGGTGATGTGGATATGACCTTTATCGTCAGTCCGATGGCGATGGATATGTTCCGCGAGCATCCGAATTTTCGTTGGGTCAGCCTGATGCACCGGGATGGCAATGCGATGGCGATCAATGATCAGCTAAACATGGATGCAAAACTAGAGGAGGAGCGGATCAGGCGTAAGCCCGATGCCAGAGTAGCTGATGCGCTGGTTAAGGCTGGAAAGCGTTTGGGGAAGCCCAGTCAGGTTGGGATTCCACACCAGTTAGCAACACACTCGGTAATTCTCTACAAATATCTCAAAGATCAGGGTAAGTCTCTTACCTTTGAAAGGGGCAAGCATCAGGATGTGCTTGCCATCCAGGTTGATCCCCCAAGGCCCCCTCATTTATCAAGAAGAATAATAGTCGTGCTATTCCTGCCTCTTTTGTGCAGTCACTTCCCTGGGCTGATGTGGTTGAGACAGGGGACTATGGCCATGTCGCCTGGTATTCCAAGGACGTGA
- a CDS encoding response regulator, which yields MVLNQRVDTMLTRQWRDSLDSTGATVEDKHSHTFQYTGTQGRMMLGVYETIEVGGVRFGVISELPLAEAMAPVTTLGQISLLLLILTALVVAVIAVLLTRRIVRPILALSAGADRISSGDLQQEIESSSTNEIGGLADSFNQMLRNLRSTREQTAALDWLKTGQAGLNEVTRGEQDLASLGNNIISYLAQYLDAEIGAIYLAEEGHLRMIGSYAYSQRKNLSNEFAPGEGLIGQAALEKKPILLTNCPDDYIRIQSGLGESVPHNILVFPVVKDGQTLSVIELGSFEVFGEAKQEFMQEVSPAISSILKTVNAQVQTQKLLEETQAQSRQLQTQQEELRVANEELQSQQEELKTANEELQEQTGRLRASEESLQAQQEELRVTNEELEEKNEQLENQTREVEQAREDVEEKAEALAQASKYKSQFLANMSHELRSPLNSLLLLADSLRQNKEGNLNEDQVESAGIIFDSGNDLLSLINEILDLSKIEAGRMDLNLESVALDELGDEVKAGFGHLARAKGLKLEIELTEVLPEKITTDRKRLMQILKNLVSNAIKFTEHGEIAIHFRVPEDSVRFKHSGLSVEQSLAIEVSDTGIGLAADKQKMIFEAFQQADGGTARRYGGTGLGLAISRELANLLGGEIQLESEPGKGSTFTLYLPLAMTQPEIDVETKAHFPLEKPPAPKLQIKSAAKPVVTPFADDRNQLEDDKQTLLVIEDDVNFAKILYQHARDHHFNCLVALTGEEGLELAKQHQPTAITLDLKLPGVDGWAVLGCLKDDPQTRHIPVHIISSLEGDAESLRRGAIGHLAKPATQKDLEDVFGRIEAISSQQLKRLLLVEDSRGDRKAVTELLDGMEIIIDEVESGEEAFEALRQQKYDCVILDLGLRDMDGGELLRKLNHESKVDIPPVIIYTARDLTRDEEIELREYASTIVLKNVRSQERLLDEVSLFLHSVVSDMPEQKQKIISNLHDTDSMLINRKVLVVDDDMRTMFALSKLLSSHGLVVLRAEDGAKALEVLGSAPDIELVLTDIMMPGMDGYETIEKIRAQERFRKLPIIALTAKAMAEDRERCFAVGASDYLPKPVDQTRLLSMLRVWLYR from the coding sequence ATGGTACTCAATCAACGGGTCGACACCATGCTGACCCGGCAATGGCGAGACTCCCTTGATTCGACAGGAGCCACTGTAGAAGATAAGCACTCTCATACTTTCCAGTACACAGGCACCCAGGGCCGTATGATGCTGGGAGTCTATGAAACCATAGAGGTGGGTGGGGTTCGCTTCGGGGTCATATCTGAGCTCCCACTGGCAGAGGCGATGGCACCGGTTACCACCCTTGGTCAGATCTCTTTGCTGTTACTGATACTGACAGCCCTGGTCGTTGCCGTGATTGCGGTGCTTCTCACTCGGCGTATCGTCCGGCCGATCCTGGCGCTGTCAGCGGGAGCAGACAGGATAAGCAGTGGTGATCTGCAGCAGGAGATTGAGAGCAGTTCGACCAACGAGATAGGAGGCCTGGCAGACAGCTTTAACCAGATGTTACGCAACCTGCGTTCGACCCGGGAGCAGACGGCGGCTCTGGATTGGCTCAAGACGGGTCAAGCCGGACTCAATGAGGTGACTCGTGGTGAGCAGGATCTGGCATCGCTGGGGAACAATATCATCAGCTACCTCGCTCAATATCTTGATGCCGAAATTGGAGCTATCTACCTGGCTGAAGAGGGACATCTGCGGATGATTGGTAGCTACGCCTACAGCCAGCGCAAGAATCTCTCCAACGAGTTTGCTCCCGGAGAGGGACTGATCGGCCAGGCGGCGCTTGAGAAAAAGCCAATCCTTTTGACCAACTGCCCGGATGATTATATCCGGATCCAATCCGGGTTAGGGGAGTCGGTGCCCCACAACATCCTGGTTTTTCCTGTGGTCAAAGATGGACAGACTCTGAGTGTCATAGAGCTTGGTTCTTTTGAGGTATTTGGTGAGGCCAAGCAGGAGTTTATGCAAGAGGTGTCACCTGCGATCTCCTCGATTCTCAAGACGGTCAATGCACAGGTGCAAACCCAAAAGCTGCTGGAGGAGACCCAGGCTCAGTCCAGGCAGCTACAGACTCAGCAGGAGGAGTTAAGGGTTGCCAACGAAGAGCTTCAATCTCAGCAGGAGGAGCTAAAGACAGCTAACGAAGAGCTCCAGGAGCAGACCGGTCGCCTGCGAGCCTCTGAGGAGAGCCTGCAGGCACAGCAGGAGGAGCTGCGGGTTACCAATGAGGAGCTGGAGGAGAAAAATGAGCAGCTCGAAAATCAGACCCGCGAGGTTGAGCAGGCGCGCGAAGATGTGGAAGAGAAGGCTGAGGCCCTCGCCCAGGCCAGTAAATATAAGTCGCAGTTCCTGGCAAACATGTCCCATGAGCTTCGCTCTCCCCTGAACAGCCTGCTGCTGCTGGCTGACTCCCTCAGGCAGAACAAAGAGGGGAACCTTAACGAGGATCAGGTGGAATCGGCCGGGATTATCTTTGACAGTGGTAATGATCTCTTGTCACTGATTAATGAGATCCTGGATCTGTCGAAAATCGAGGCGGGACGGATGGATCTCAATCTTGAGTCTGTCGCTCTTGATGAGCTGGGGGATGAGGTAAAGGCTGGTTTTGGTCATCTTGCCAGGGCAAAAGGGCTGAAGCTTGAGATAGAGCTGACGGAGGTGCTTCCCGAGAAGATCACCACAGATCGCAAGCGACTAATGCAGATCCTCAAGAACCTGGTGTCCAATGCGATCAAGTTTACCGAGCACGGAGAGATAGCGATCCACTTCAGGGTGCCGGAGGATTCGGTGAGATTCAAACATAGTGGTTTGAGTGTAGAGCAGTCCCTGGCGATTGAGGTGAGTGATACCGGGATTGGGCTGGCCGCCGATAAGCAGAAGATGATTTTTGAGGCGTTTCAGCAGGCCGATGGTGGCACCGCCAGGCGTTACGGGGGGACGGGGCTCGGGCTTGCGATCTCAAGGGAGCTGGCAAACCTGCTCGGAGGGGAGATCCAGCTCGAGAGTGAACCCGGCAAGGGGTCAACCTTTACCCTCTACCTACCGCTGGCAATGACTCAGCCCGAGATAGACGTTGAGACTAAGGCTCACTTTCCGCTCGAAAAGCCGCCGGCTCCCAAGCTGCAGATAAAGAGTGCAGCAAAGCCTGTCGTCACGCCTTTTGCAGATGATCGCAATCAGCTTGAGGATGACAAACAGACGCTATTGGTGATTGAGGATGATGTGAATTTTGCCAAGATCCTCTATCAGCATGCCCGGGATCACCACTTTAATTGCCTGGTAGCCTTGACCGGTGAAGAGGGGCTGGAGCTGGCGAAGCAGCACCAACCAACGGCGATCACCCTGGATCTCAAGCTGCCCGGAGTCGATGGCTGGGCCGTACTTGGTTGTCTCAAAGATGACCCTCAGACTCGTCATATACCGGTGCATATCATCTCATCCCTGGAAGGAGACGCCGAGTCCCTGCGCCGCGGTGCCATAGGTCATCTGGCAAAGCCAGCGACGCAGAAGGATCTTGAGGATGTTTTCGGGCGCATCGAAGCGATCTCCAGCCAGCAGTTAAAGCGGTTACTGCTGGTGGAGGATAGCCGGGGCGACCGTAAGGCGGTGACCGAGCTTCTCGATGGGATGGAGATCATTATTGATGAGGTTGAAAGCGGTGAGGAGGCCTTCGAGGCTTTGCGGCAGCAAAAGTATGATTGTGTGATCTTAGATCTGGGGCTCAGAGACATGGATGGTGGGGAGCTGCTTCGCAAGTTAAACCATGAGTCTAAGGTCGATATTCCGCCGGTGATTATATACACCGCCCGGGATCTCACCCGCGATGAAGAGATAGAGCTACGTGAATATGCAAGCACCATAGTTCTGAAAAATGTGCGCTCCCAGGAGCGGTTACTGGATGAGGTCTCGCTGTTTTTGCACAGTGTGGTGAGCGATATGCCGGAGCAGAAGCAGAAGATTATCTCCAATCTGCATGACACAGATTCGATGCTGATTAATCGTAAGGTGCTGGTGGTCGATGATGATATGCGCACCATGTTTGCACTCTCAAAACTGCTGAGCAGTCATGGATTGGTGGTATTGCGCGCCGAAGACGGGGCAAAGGCCCTTGAGGTTCTCGGCAGTGCTCCGGATATTGAGTTGGTATTGACCGATATCATGATGCCGGGGATGGATGGCTATGAAACCATTGAGAAAATTCGTGCCCAGGAGCGATTCAGAAAGCTCCCTATCATTGCTCTGACAGCCAAGGCGATGGCTGAGGATCGTGAGCGTTGCTTTGCGGTCGGTGCCAGTGACTATCTGCCCAAACCGGTTGATCAGACGCGCTTACTGTCGATGCTGAGAGTCTGGCTCTATCGCTAA
- a CDS encoding cache domain-containing protein, with the protein METQPNNSELSGSGGTKNFFMGRGLGRSLLLWFLFLSLIPLLIASTISYFSARDALREDAYNALETVTKLKTANISSYFNEHLMVDLDNQARMHTNVNLLESLTKAWQRSNKSLSDFVKSYPWEVIVHEQAADLITFTKTYHDQDVLLLDTQGNVLFSVKRWSDLGTNLVSSGDPKLSAALEQALKSGKPVFSDLIAYAPADNRVTGFLISVLLNDSGDKIGLIVLEISVDAIDSILQHSLAQGDSGAIYLIGNDLKMRSHSHEGGRRWYSINGSTPC; encoded by the coding sequence ATGGAAACACAACCTAATAACAGTGAACTCAGCGGCTCCGGTGGGACAAAAAATTTTTTTATGGGACGAGGTCTGGGGCGTTCGCTTTTGCTCTGGTTTCTGTTTTTATCGCTGATCCCCTTGCTGATCGCCAGTACCATTAGCTACTTCAGTGCCCGGGATGCATTGCGTGAAGATGCCTATAACGCTCTGGAGACAGTGACGAAGCTCAAGACTGCTAATATCAGCTCATATTTTAACGAGCACCTGATGGTGGATCTGGATAACCAGGCTCGGATGCACACCAATGTAAACCTGTTGGAAAGCCTGACCAAAGCCTGGCAGCGTAGCAATAAAAGCTTAAGTGACTTCGTGAAAAGCTATCCCTGGGAGGTCATTGTCCACGAGCAGGCTGCTGATCTAATAACCTTCACCAAGACCTATCATGATCAGGATGTTTTGCTATTAGATACCCAGGGCAATGTGTTGTTTTCGGTCAAGCGCTGGAGCGACTTGGGAACTAACCTGGTGAGCTCCGGAGACCCAAAGTTGTCAGCTGCTCTGGAACAGGCACTGAAAAGCGGCAAGCCGGTTTTTTCGGATCTGATAGCTTATGCGCCTGCTGACAACAGGGTGACAGGATTTCTGATCTCAGTGTTACTCAATGACAGCGGCGATAAAATTGGATTGATAGTCCTCGAGATTTCGGTCGATGCGATCGATAGCATTTTGCAGCATTCCCTGGCCCAGGGAGACAGCGGGGCGATCTACCTTATTGGCAACGACCTGAAGATGCGCTCTCACTCCCACGAGGGGGGCAGGAGATGGTACTCAATCAACGGGTCGACACCATGCTGA
- a CDS encoding hybrid sensor histidine kinase/response regulator — protein sequence MNQKILIVDDKQANLMALQQTLAEVQAEVISALSGDEALRLALNHNFALAILDVNMPEMDGYELAEILRNDERTQFTPIIFLTALCVEETDVFKGYEAGAVDYLVKPYNPRILLGKVRGFLLLDQQRKLLHQQQKQLEATNRELEAFSYSVSHDLKAPLRALSGFSEALVEDYGEVIQGEGQLYLKRLQNSAKEMADLIDDLLRLSRSTRAEMHRSEVNLSQMAKKIIGQLELQQPDHPIEISVMADLFAYADQGLMLSVLENLFSNAWKFTQNRDDAHIEFGCREIDGQVTYYVRDNGAGFNMSMADKLFTPFGRLHRRDEYPGTGIGLATVQRIIHRHGGRIWAESEPDRGASFFFQLGEEIKLPEVLAANPLRVSNAP from the coding sequence ATGAACCAGAAGATCCTGATTGTAGATGACAAACAAGCCAACCTGATGGCTCTGCAGCAGACGCTGGCTGAGGTTCAGGCCGAGGTGATCAGTGCTCTGAGCGGAGATGAAGCGCTACGCTTAGCCTTGAATCATAATTTTGCGTTGGCGATCCTGGATGTCAACATGCCGGAGATGGATGGCTATGAACTGGCTGAGATCCTGCGCAATGATGAGCGAACCCAGTTTACCCCCATTATCTTTTTGACCGCCCTGTGTGTCGAAGAAACAGATGTATTCAAGGGGTATGAGGCGGGAGCGGTGGATTATCTGGTGAAGCCCTATAACCCGAGGATCTTGCTGGGTAAGGTTCGGGGATTTCTGCTCCTTGATCAGCAGCGAAAGTTGTTACATCAACAGCAAAAGCAGCTGGAAGCCACCAACCGTGAGCTTGAGGCTTTCTCTTATTCGGTTTCCCATGATCTCAAGGCCCCTTTGCGAGCCCTGTCTGGCTTTAGTGAGGCCCTGGTTGAGGATTATGGAGAGGTGATCCAGGGCGAGGGACAGCTCTATCTTAAGCGATTGCAGAACTCAGCCAAAGAGATGGCGGATCTGATTGATGATCTGTTGCGGTTATCGCGCTCGACCCGTGCCGAGATGCACCGTAGTGAGGTTAACCTGTCACAGATGGCAAAAAAGATCATCGGTCAGCTTGAGCTGCAACAACCGGATCACCCCATTGAGATCAGCGTGATGGCGGATCTGTTTGCCTATGCCGATCAAGGTTTGATGCTCAGTGTGCTGGAGAACCTATTCAGCAATGCCTGGAAATTTACCCAAAACCGGGATGATGCGCATATTGAGTTTGGCTGCCGGGAGATCGATGGCCAGGTGACCTACTATGTCCGGGACAATGGGGCCGGCTTTAATATGAGCATGGCGGATAAGCTCTTTACTCCCTTCGGTCGCCTGCATCGCAGGGATGAATATCCCGGAACCGGAATCGGACTGGCGACCGTGCAACGGATCATCCATCGCCATGGTGGACGGATCTGGGCCGAGAGTGAGCCGGACAGGGGAGCAAGCTTCTTTTTCCAGCTCGGTGAGGAGATCAAACTTCCTGAGGTGCTGGCGGCGAACCCTCTGCGGGTGAGTAACGCTCCCTGA
- a CDS encoding chemotaxis protein CheB — translation MSRACYRAVVMGASMGGMEALISVLGALPEDFSLPVLVVQHLHASDRGRFARHLDQKVQLRVKSAVDKEQIYPARVYLAPANYHLLVERDETLAMSLDLPVNWSRPSIDVMFESAARVWCHQLIGLILSGTQRDGAFGLSCVAERGGLTLVQDPQTAHSDEMPRAALDAARVDHVLPLSEIGGFLRVAAAQSESQLEWTMIKQRGAQI, via the coding sequence ATGAGTCGAGCCTGCTACCGGGCGGTCGTGATGGGCGCTTCAATGGGAGGAATGGAGGCATTGATCTCGGTTCTTGGAGCTTTGCCCGAGGATTTTTCTTTACCTGTGCTGGTGGTCCAGCACCTGCACGCCTCCGATCGTGGGCGTTTTGCCCGGCACCTGGACCAAAAGGTACAGCTGAGGGTGAAGAGTGCCGTCGATAAAGAGCAGATCTATCCGGCCCGGGTCTATCTGGCCCCGGCCAACTATCACCTGCTGGTGGAGCGAGATGAAACCCTGGCTATGAGCCTGGATCTGCCGGTGAACTGGTCACGCCCCTCCATTGATGTCATGTTCGAGAGCGCGGCGCGGGTTTGGTGTCACCAGTTGATAGGTCTCATACTCAGCGGCACTCAGCGCGATGGGGCCTTTGGCCTGAGCTGTGTCGCCGAGCGCGGAGGCCTGACTCTGGTGCAGGATCCGCAAACGGCTCACAGCGATGAGATGCCTCGTGCAGCCCTTGATGCAGCGCGGGTTGATCATGTGCTGCCTCTGTCAGAGATCGGCGGTTTTCTCAGGGTGGCCGCGGCCCAAAGTGAGTCTCAATTGGAGTGGACTATGATCAAACAGAGGGGGGCTCAGATATGA
- a CDS encoding CheR family methyltransferase — protein MNQDTLEQIEIELLLEAIYLTHGYDFRSYARASLDRRIRQFVATSEFRTISELIPAVLHDREIFSRVAQNFSICVTEMFRDPFVYQAIRAKVLPRLSSYPFFKVWHAGCASGEEVYSVAIVLQEEGLLERATLYATDFNPQALELGRSGIYPLEKMQVYTKNYQQAGGTSSFSDYYHARYDAAALNETLKQRITFAAHNLVTDGVFGETQLVFARNLLIYFNQELQNRVLRLFTDSLVHGGFLCLGTAESIEFSQVADCYEVVDAEARIYRKVL, from the coding sequence GTGAACCAGGACACTCTTGAGCAAATCGAGATCGAGCTCTTGCTGGAGGCTATCTATCTGACCCATGGCTATGATTTTCGCTCCTATGCCAGAGCCTCACTGGATCGGCGGATCCGCCAATTTGTTGCGACTTCGGAGTTTCGCACCATCTCAGAGCTGATCCCTGCGGTGTTGCATGATCGGGAGATCTTTAGTCGGGTGGCGCAAAACTTCTCAATCTGTGTGACCGAGATGTTCCGCGATCCCTTCGTCTACCAGGCGATTCGTGCCAAGGTGCTTCCGCGTCTGAGTAGCTACCCGTTTTTTAAGGTCTGGCATGCAGGCTGTGCCAGCGGGGAAGAGGTTTACTCGGTGGCGATCGTGCTTCAGGAGGAGGGACTGTTGGAGCGGGCAACCCTCTATGCAACCGATTTTAATCCACAGGCGCTGGAGCTGGGACGCAGTGGGATCTATCCGCTGGAAAAGATGCAGGTTTATACCAAAAATTACCAGCAGGCGGGCGGCACCAGCAGTTTCTCCGATTATTACCATGCTCGCTATGATGCGGCGGCTCTCAATGAGACCCTTAAACAGAGGATCACCTTTGCGGCCCACAACCTGGTGACCGACGGGGTGTTTGGTGAAACTCAGCTGGTGTTTGCCCGTAACCTGCTTATCTACTTCAACCAGGAGCTGCAGAACCGGGTGCTGAGGCTTTTTACCGACAGCCTGGTGCATGGCGGATTTCTCTGCCTGGGGACGGCTGAGTCGATCGAATTTTCCCAGGTGGCAGATTGCTATGAGGTGGTGGATGCAGAAGCCAGGATCTACAGGAAGGTGCTATGA
- a CDS encoding PLP-dependent transferase: protein MGIPQGFNAAKILSPKRNSSSAQSIDELALEQLRHFGISADSDYGEALRRLATDLYHAQSDMSQLWAITSETLAQLDKKDKLAYFNAKRFLSFQLAKILDGLQNPFRQTAQSLDHTQATLLAKGSYPLFDNISAIFSATPVIARTATYIFACNEWVDDAFHGKEMTHQIYSRLLNPTSISLANAIVDLEAGPYTADYLAWNFNSGMAAIDALLSNVMCYGDVLLVSRNIYGGVHQLLVDHYARRDKLNLQIEWFEGYTGEEFDSCLNRVKTQYRDKLSEKKLHIYLESPCNPHGYVLDVPEICRIAHQSGEHLVMLDSTLATPILNKPLQRPEPAERPDYVVHSYTKDISGTGASTAGVVIGQGHRMFIPKGEQINGVSWENSMFWDVYYIKGAFLDADKAYEVLTGMKTLSERAYKKAINTTAFTNFLASHPQLNVHSHAVASDKNSDLREKCLEQGLPCALFTVDMEDAGIDKESFSRFFDGLEPGFSLMVSLGQSNTMILCPALTSHSELSPEAMREANIFPTTMRISVGCESVKDLIAALINATRAHIDPIKPGFSDQFMSAQEIDRMVERVTLDIYRKQLAAMPSMQHLLES from the coding sequence ATGGGCATTCCCCAAGGATTTAATGCAGCGAAAATCTTATCCCCCAAGCGAAACAGCAGCAGCGCACAGAGCATCGATGAGCTGGCTCTCGAGCAACTCAGGCATTTTGGGATCTCTGCGGACAGTGATTACGGGGAGGCGCTCAGGAGGCTGGCGACCGATCTCTATCATGCACAGTCTGATATGTCACAGCTGTGGGCAATTACCAGTGAGACACTGGCACAACTGGATAAGAAAGATAAGCTTGCTTATTTTAACGCCAAGCGTTTTCTCTCTTTTCAGCTGGCCAAGATCCTTGATGGGCTACAAAACCCGTTTCGCCAGACCGCACAGAGCCTGGATCATACCCAGGCCACCCTGTTGGCGAAGGGCAGCTACCCGCTGTTTGACAACATCTCCGCAATTTTTTCTGCAACGCCGGTGATCGCCCGAACTGCAACCTACATCTTTGCCTGCAATGAATGGGTGGATGATGCCTTTCATGGGAAGGAGATGACCCACCAGATCTATTCGCGGCTACTCAACCCCACCTCGATCTCACTGGCCAATGCGATCGTCGATCTGGAGGCCGGGCCCTATACGGCGGATTATCTGGCATGGAACTTTAATAGTGGCATGGCTGCCATCGATGCCTTGCTGTCCAATGTGATGTGTTACGGCGACGTTCTTCTGGTATCACGCAACATTTACGGTGGAGTGCATCAGCTGCTGGTGGATCATTATGCCCGCCGGGATAAACTCAATCTGCAGATCGAATGGTTCGAGGGTTATACCGGCGAGGAGTTTGATAGCTGCCTCAACAGGGTGAAGACCCAATACCGGGATAAGCTCTCGGAGAAAAAGCTGCATATCTACCTGGAGTCACCCTGCAACCCCCATGGCTATGTGCTGGATGTTCCCGAGATTTGCCGGATCGCCCATCAAAGTGGTGAACATCTGGTGATGCTCGATTCAACCCTGGCGACACCGATTCTCAATAAACCCCTACAGCGGCCTGAGCCGGCCGAGCGCCCTGATTATGTGGTCCATAGTTATACCAAGGATATTTCGGGAACCGGGGCATCCACAGCCGGGGTGGTGATCGGGCAGGGGCACCGGATGTTTATCCCCAAGGGGGAGCAGATTAATGGTGTCTCATGGGAAAACTCGATGTTCTGGGATGTTTACTACATCAAGGGGGCTTTTCTGGATGCAGACAAGGCTTACGAGGTATTAACCGGCATGAAGACATTGTCGGAACGGGCCTATAAAAAAGCGATTAATACCACAGCCTTCACCAATTTTTTGGCCAGCCATCCACAGCTTAATGTGCACTCCCATGCGGTTGCATCAGATAAAAACTCCGATCTCAGGGAGAAGTGTCTGGAGCAGGGGTTACCCTGCGCCCTGTTTACCGTCGACATGGAAGATGCCGGGATAGATAAAGAGAGTTTTTCGCGCTTTTTTGATGGGCTGGAGCCCGGCTTTAGCCTAATGGTGAGCCTGGGACAGTCGAATACCATGATCCTTTGTCCGGCGCTCACCTCACACTCAGAGCTATCTCCCGAGGCGATGCGTGAGGCGAATATCTTTCCAACCACGATGCGGATCTCTGTGGGGTGTGAGAGTGTAAAAGATCTGATTGCCGCCCTTATTAATGCAACCCGAGCCCATATCGATCCGATTAAACCCGGTTTTAGCGACCAGTTTATGTCGGCGCAAGAGATCGATCGCATGGTTGAGAGGGTGACTCTTGATATTTATCGTAAGCAGCTAGCCGCTATGCCATCGATGCAGCACTTGCTGGAGAGCTGA